In Nostoc sp. GT001, a genomic segment contains:
- a CDS encoding NAD(P)/FAD-dependent oxidoreductase, translating to MNIGIVGGGITGLVLAQRLSHQGHKVTIFDSSKQLGGLTTYHDYGLFTWDRFYHVILPSDTHLINFIRDIGLGDKLRWHRSLTGFYDNKKFYSISNTIEFLRFPLFGIIGKIRLAFTLLYGSRLNNWRRLEKILVEDWLLKLGGKNTYEKLWKPLLLSKLGENYKRISAVFIWAYIKRLFSARDSSLNKEQLGYVSGGYKTVFDHIEKLIYAAGGHIHKGVAVEYIAPHPGGGMWVESQGKKEHFDKVIFTGPVNILQQVAARELVKVSDTTKTVEYLGVICMVLITRKPLVPYYVVNIADKNIPFTGVIGMSNLVSLEETAGYHITFLPKYILSTDPLLKQPDDELRPIFFQGIRLMFPELKADDIVAAHINRAIKVQPLQVLNYSSLVPKVSTENDDFFVVNTSQLVNDSVNNNAVVRQVDEFLKKSALVNY from the coding sequence ATGAATATCGGCATCGTTGGCGGAGGTATAACTGGGCTAGTATTAGCTCAACGTCTTTCACATCAAGGACATAAAGTCACCATATTTGATAGTAGCAAGCAGCTTGGTGGACTTACTACCTATCATGATTACGGATTATTTACCTGGGATCGCTTTTATCACGTTATCCTACCTTCTGATACTCACTTAATAAACTTTATCAGAGATATTGGTCTTGGAGATAAACTACGTTGGCATCGAAGTTTAACAGGCTTTTATGACAATAAAAAGTTTTATTCTATTAGTAATACTATAGAATTCCTGCGTTTTCCTCTATTTGGAATTATAGGTAAAATCAGATTAGCTTTTACTCTTCTATATGGTTCACGTCTTAATAACTGGCGGCGCTTAGAGAAGATTTTAGTTGAAGATTGGCTATTAAAACTAGGTGGTAAAAACACATACGAAAAGCTTTGGAAACCTTTGCTTTTATCCAAATTAGGAGAAAATTATAAGCGAATCTCAGCAGTTTTTATCTGGGCTTATATCAAACGACTATTTTCAGCGCGTGATTCTTCATTAAATAAAGAACAACTTGGTTATGTCTCCGGCGGTTATAAAACTGTTTTTGACCATATAGAGAAATTAATTTATGCGGCTGGAGGTCATATCCACAAAGGTGTTGCGGTTGAATATATCGCACCTCATCCAGGGGGTGGAATGTGGGTAGAATCTCAGGGTAAAAAAGAGCATTTTGATAAAGTCATCTTTACTGGCCCAGTTAATATCTTGCAACAGGTTGCTGCGAGGGAACTGGTGAAAGTTTCAGACACTACTAAAACAGTAGAATACCTGGGTGTAATCTGCATGGTACTGATTACTCGTAAACCTCTAGTTCCTTATTACGTAGTCAATATTGCCGATAAAAACATTCCTTTTACCGGAGTTATCGGTATGAGTAACTTAGTTTCTTTAGAAGAGACAGCAGGGTATCACATTACATTCCTACCAAAATATATTCTTTCCACCGACCCATTGTTAAAACAACCAGATGACGAATTACGTCCAATATTTTTCCAAGGTATACGTTTAATGTTCCCCGAACTTAAAGCAGATGACATTGTAGCAGCACATATTAATCGAGCGATTAAAGTACAGCCACTACAAGTTTTAAATTATTCCAGCCTTGTTCCAAAAGTGAGTACTGAAAACGATGATTTTTTCGTCGTCAATACCTCACAGTTGGTCAACGATAGCGTCAACAACAACGCAGTAGTTCGACAAGTCGATGAATTTCTCAAAAAATCAGCATTAGTGAATTATTGA
- a CDS encoding EamA family transporter, whose product MSIFTWINLMLVVLFGTTAQLSLKYGFYISNSNKGESGSLKNLLLSRYFLIWFICYTFMTILWLYVLRTIPLSQAFPVLGLMYAFVPIASHYLLKEEVVFSQWLGISVIITGVILVGH is encoded by the coding sequence ATGAGTATTTTTACTTGGATAAATTTAATGCTTGTTGTTTTGTTTGGAACAACAGCTCAACTCTCACTCAAGTATGGATTTTATATCTCTAACTCTAATAAAGGAGAAAGCGGCTCTCTCAAAAATCTCTTATTATCTCGTTATTTTTTGATTTGGTTTATCTGCTATACATTTATGACTATATTGTGGCTTTATGTATTGCGGACAATTCCTTTAAGTCAAGCGTTTCCCGTTTTAGGATTAATGTATGCATTTGTACCAATTGCTTCTCACTATCTTTTAAAAGAAGAAGTTGTTTTTAGTCAGTGGTTAGGAATTTCCGTTATTATAACTGGCGTAATTCTAGTTGGACATTGA
- a CDS encoding EamA family transporter — translation MKSMSQSSNFKIIPYTILFVSILLSICGQLLMKNAMLYTNEGVFNWDFLQKLSLAITVYCLGIVNWILALRSVKLSIAYPLTSLNYVGILFGSYYFFNEVITLTRIVGVITIFLGVLLVVIPIKKLKFR, via the coding sequence ATGAAATCTATGTCGCAAAGCTCAAACTTTAAAATAATCCCTTATACTATTTTATTTGTAAGTATTTTACTTAGTATCTGTGGACAACTGCTGATGAAAAATGCCATGCTTTATACAAACGAGGGAGTATTTAATTGGGATTTTCTTCAAAAATTATCATTAGCTATTACTGTTTACTGTTTAGGAATAGTAAATTGGATATTGGCTCTGCGCTCTGTAAAATTAAGTATTGCTTATCCACTGACAAGTTTAAATTATGTCGGGATACTTTTCGGTTCATACTACTTTTTTAATGAGGTGATTACATTAACTCGAATAGTAGGAGTAATCACTATCTTCTTGGGTGTTCTTTTAGTAGTTATCCCCATAAAAAAGCTCAAGTTTAGATAA
- a CDS encoding Tex family protein: protein MLNIPQILATEINLKSHQVQNALELLAEGATIPFIARYRKERTDEMNEVQLRELADRYTYLTELEERKSVILSAIAQQDKLTDELKAKISSCLQKTELEDLYLPYRPKRRTRATIAREKGLEPLAEFIKSLNVKNGATASLEEEAAKYISETKGVKTAEEALKGAADILAEEVAEKAELRAYIRDYLLEEGVFVSRIKDDYPEGTTKFEMYRNYQIRVKNIAPHNMLALCRGETEKILSFEIAFDEDTVLYYLESKEIKTKVRTIRDFYQSMLKDAFNRLMKISLMGEVISEKKVYADIESIKTFETNLRELLLSAPAGMKPTLAIDPGFRTGCKVAVLDQTGQFLEYQAVFPHQAAEQRLKAAQTVKNLIEKYKIELIAIGNGTASRETEEFVTQVLQNIERKPVKVMVNESGASIYSASKVALEEFPDLDITVRGAISIGRRLQDPLAELVKIDPKSIGVGQYQHDVDQKLLKKKLDDTVESCVNYVGVDLNTASKELLTSVSGITATVANNIVAHRNQNGAFKNRRQLLKVPKLGLKAFEQAAGFLRIRGGDNPLDNTAVHPESYSVVEAIASDLNVPLNQVTEIAEKLKKTNLKKYVTDSVGEPTLRDILSELEKPGRDPRAEFKYATFREGIKEIRDLNVGMELEGIVTNVANFGAFVDIGVHQDGLVHISQLADRFVDDPNKVVKVGQVVKVQVLEINEKLKRISLSMKAVKQ from the coding sequence ATGCTGAACATTCCTCAAATACTGGCAACTGAAATAAACCTCAAATCCCATCAGGTGCAAAACGCGCTGGAACTTTTGGCGGAGGGTGCAACAATTCCCTTTATTGCACGTTACCGCAAAGAGCGCACCGATGAAATGAATGAAGTGCAACTACGCGAACTGGCCGATCGATATACTTATTTAACAGAACTGGAAGAACGAAAATCGGTGATTTTAAGTGCGATCGCCCAACAAGATAAACTTACAGATGAACTCAAAGCTAAAATCTCATCTTGCTTACAAAAAACCGAACTTGAAGATTTATACTTACCCTATCGCCCAAAGCGCCGCACCCGTGCCACCATCGCCAGAGAAAAAGGACTAGAACCACTAGCAGAGTTCATCAAGTCGCTAAATGTCAAAAATGGTGCAACGGCTTCTTTGGAAGAAGAAGCGGCTAAGTATATTTCTGAAACCAAGGGAGTAAAAACAGCAGAAGAAGCGCTCAAAGGTGCTGCTGATATTTTGGCAGAAGAAGTAGCTGAAAAAGCTGAGTTACGTGCGTATATCCGCGATTATCTTTTAGAAGAAGGGGTATTCGTCTCCCGCATCAAAGATGATTATCCCGAAGGTACAACCAAATTTGAGATGTACCGTAACTATCAAATAAGGGTAAAAAATATTGCACCCCACAATATGCTGGCGTTGTGTCGGGGTGAAACCGAAAAAATATTAAGCTTTGAAATTGCTTTCGATGAGGATACGGTACTTTACTATCTTGAGTCGAAAGAAATTAAAACCAAAGTACGGACAATTCGAGATTTTTATCAATCAATGTTAAAGGATGCATTCAACCGTTTGATGAAAATCTCTCTAATGGGAGAGGTAATTTCCGAGAAAAAAGTTTATGCAGACATAGAATCAATCAAGACATTTGAAACTAATCTGCGGGAGTTGCTGCTGTCTGCACCAGCAGGGATGAAACCAACCTTGGCGATAGACCCTGGATTTAGAACTGGGTGTAAGGTTGCTGTCCTCGACCAAACGGGACAATTTTTGGAATATCAGGCAGTATTTCCCCACCAAGCGGCTGAACAGCGACTCAAAGCTGCACAAACTGTCAAAAATCTGATTGAAAAGTACAAAATTGAGTTAATCGCCATCGGTAACGGTACAGCGTCCCGCGAGACAGAGGAATTTGTTACGCAAGTATTACAAAATATAGAACGCAAACCAGTTAAGGTGATGGTGAATGAATCTGGCGCATCTATATATTCTGCTAGCAAAGTGGCGCTAGAAGAATTTCCCGATTTAGATATTACTGTGCGTGGCGCAATTAGTATCGGCCGCCGTTTGCAAGACCCTTTGGCGGAACTAGTGAAAATCGATCCCAAATCTATTGGTGTGGGACAATATCAGCACGATGTCGATCAGAAGTTGTTGAAAAAGAAATTGGATGACACTGTAGAAAGCTGCGTGAATTACGTCGGCGTAGACTTAAACACCGCCTCCAAAGAACTTCTGACATCTGTCTCTGGGATTACGGCAACCGTTGCCAATAACATTGTTGCCCATCGCAACCAGAATGGAGCCTTTAAAAATCGCCGACAACTGTTGAAAGTTCCGAAGCTGGGGCTAAAGGCTTTTGAACAAGCAGCGGGTTTTCTGCGGATTCGCGGCGGTGATAACCCATTGGATAATACAGCAGTGCATCCAGAGAGTTATTCTGTAGTAGAAGCGATCGCATCTGATCTAAATGTGCCATTAAATCAGGTAACAGAAATTGCCGAAAAACTCAAAAAGACCAATCTGAAGAAATATGTTACCGATAGCGTCGGCGAACCCACACTGCGCGACATTCTCAGCGAACTAGAAAAACCAGGTAGAGATCCTCGCGCTGAGTTTAAGTATGCCACCTTCAGAGAAGGAATTAAGGAAATCAGGGACTTAAATGTGGGAATGGAACTAGAGGGAATTGTGACGAACGTCGCCAACTTCGGTGCTTTTGTCGATATCGGCGTACATCAAGATGGCTTGGTGCATATATCCCAACTTGCTGATAGATTTGTAGACGATCCCAACAAAGTTGTCAAAGTTGGACAAGTAGTCAAAGTCCAGGTGTTAGAAATCAACGAGAAACTCAAACGGATTAGTTTATCGATGAAAGCAGTTAAACAATAA
- a CDS encoding 2Fe-2S iron-sulfur cluster-binding protein, with the protein MAVYQVRFINPTLGLDRTIPVPDDQYILDMAEEAGIRLPSGCKQGECSACIAKLISGEVDQSEQKFLRPSEIQAGYVVTCVTYPLSDCTLETHQEQVLYKSALYYKPESGKSERSQY; encoded by the coding sequence ATGGCAGTTTATCAAGTTCGATTTATCAATCCTACACTTGGATTAGATCGCACCATTCCAGTACCAGACGATCAATATATTCTGGATATGGCGGAAGAAGCTGGTATCCGCCTACCATCTGGGTGTAAACAAGGCGAATGTTCTGCGTGTATTGCTAAACTTATTAGTGGTGAAGTCGATCAAAGTGAGCAAAAATTTCTACGCCCCAGCGAAATACAGGCTGGTTATGTTGTTACTTGTGTAACTTATCCTTTGTCTGATTGCACTTTAGAAACCCATCAAGAACAAGTCTTATATAAATCAGCCCTTTATTATAAGCCTGAGTCTGGAAAGTCTGAGCGATCGCAATACTAA
- a CDS encoding phage holin family protein: MLTPLLTALATALSLLIVDLVVPGVNIANFPAAIIAALVIGLINGSVKPVLSALSLPLNFLSFGAFSLVVNGLCFWLAAVLVPGFAVRGIIGFLLGPVILTFANTFINNYFVERNLLTSSGDVKTQGELPSR; the protein is encoded by the coding sequence ATGTTAACACCATTATTAACCGCCCTAGCTACAGCTTTGAGCCTGTTGATTGTTGATTTAGTTGTTCCAGGCGTTAATATTGCTAACTTTCCCGCGGCTATAATTGCTGCTTTAGTAATTGGTCTAATTAACGGTTCAGTTAAACCAGTTTTGTCTGCTCTTTCTCTACCACTTAACTTTCTATCATTTGGAGCATTTTCGCTCGTTGTCAACGGTTTGTGTTTCTGGTTAGCAGCAGTCCTAGTTCCTGGGTTCGCAGTTCGCGGAATTATTGGTTTCCTTCTTGGGCCAGTGATTCTAACTTTTGCTAACACCTTTATTAACAACTACTTTGTTGAAAGAAACCTGTTAACCAGCAGTGGCGATGTAAAAACCCAAGGTGAATTACCTTCTAGATAA
- a CDS encoding YqaE/Pmp3 family membrane protein encodes MKLVRFLLGLLVPPLGVFLTVGVSPTLFINILLTVLGWLPGSIHAIWVIAKHDEQMNREGNIY; translated from the coding sequence ATGAAATTAGTTCGTTTTCTTCTAGGTTTGTTAGTGCCTCCTTTAGGCGTTTTCCTGACTGTTGGAGTTAGCCCAACTCTGTTTATTAACATCTTGCTCACAGTTTTAGGTTGGCTTCCTGGTAGTATTCATGCAATTTGGGTTATAGCCAAGCATGATGAACAAATGAATAGAGAAGGAAATATCTACTAA
- a CDS encoding histidine kinase produces the protein MPNNIKQQIQADLQQAKETGQLRTERIREIVKSAVSQVASEFKQGSSEVRSIVKDAVSAVIENFQEKGGELKDEVTASIEGALEGINSKRHESIAQTQTDIKRLQAQLDGEEEQLQQEVDVILAEIEETGKEKPASTKTAIDSAVNAIKDSEEVGLLKKRYAQLQAQLAIVRANMAARYGGRNMEVQDYLDEAKHWYDKARPQAESMAVQVEQKRSQLEDKLGEAGTSLARKERQIKQTLRELLLTAADLFKDKEPATKERETIHK, from the coding sequence ATGCCTAACAATATCAAGCAACAAATTCAAGCCGACTTGCAACAAGCGAAAGAAACTGGACAATTAAGAACTGAGAGGATTCGAGAAATAGTAAAATCCGCAGTTTCTCAAGTAGCTTCTGAGTTTAAACAAGGTTCTAGTGAAGTTCGTAGCATCGTAAAAGATGCAGTGTCTGCTGTAATTGAAAACTTCCAAGAAAAAGGTGGCGAACTCAAAGATGAAGTGACAGCTTCCATTGAAGGAGCGCTGGAAGGGATTAATAGCAAAAGACACGAAAGCATTGCTCAAACTCAAACAGATATAAAAAGGTTACAAGCTCAACTTGATGGTGAAGAAGAACAACTCCAACAAGAGGTTGATGTAATTTTGGCAGAGATTGAAGAAACGGGTAAGGAAAAACCTGCTAGTACTAAAACTGCAATAGATTCTGCTGTCAATGCTATTAAAGATAGTGAAGAAGTCGGATTGTTAAAGAAGCGTTACGCGCAACTGCAAGCACAGCTAGCCATTGTCCGAGCTAATATGGCTGCACGCTACGGCGGACGTAATATGGAGGTTCAAGATTATCTAGACGAGGCTAAACACTGGTACGATAAGGCTCGTCCTCAAGCAGAGTCTATGGCTGTACAGGTAGAACAGAAGCGATCGCAGTTAGAAGATAAACTGGGTGAAGCTGGTACATCTCTAGCCAGAAAAGAGCGGCAAATCAAACAAACATTGAGAGAGTTACTCTTAACGGCGGCTGACTTATTCAAAGATAAGGAACCTGCTACTAAAGAGCGGGAGACTATTCATAAATAG
- the petJ gene encoding cytochrome c6 PetJ: MKKLLTLVLVTFLLLISTFTLPASAADTVNGEQIFSVHCAGCHINGSNIIRRGKNLKKQALKKYGMDSIEAVTSIVTNGKNNMSAYKERLTEQQIQDVAAYVLEQAEKDWR, translated from the coding sequence TTGAAAAAACTACTTACATTAGTATTAGTAACGTTTTTGTTATTAATCAGTACTTTTACTTTGCCTGCTAGTGCAGCAGACACAGTTAACGGTGAACAAATATTTAGTGTTCATTGTGCTGGTTGTCATATCAATGGTAGCAACATAATTAGGCGAGGTAAAAATCTCAAAAAGCAAGCCCTAAAAAAGTATGGTATGGATTCAATAGAGGCAGTTACATCTATAGTTACCAATGGTAAAAATAATATGTCAGCCTACAAAGAACGTCTCACTGAACAGCAAATTCAAGACGTTGCTGCTTACGTTCTCGAACAAGCTGAAAAAGACTGGCGTTAA